A window from Sphingomonas bisphenolicum encodes these proteins:
- a CDS encoding mechanosensitive ion channel family protein gives MNPRFSFDRMIDEATLWIGANWLEIAIATAAGAAIYLLLNLVRGWSVKLCQRGEGAASWYSILGRAFGRTGQIFMILVAARLVVGYADAPAWLTTTIATLFTISAVFQGALWAREVVFGAIEHRMRDQEHNSRALMSALGIIRLLVTISLFAIALVVVLSNLGVNVTGLVTGLGIGGIAIGLAAQGIFADLFAALAILFDRPFRIGDSISYDKGAGSGTVESIGLKSTRIRGGPGEERIIANKKLLDFEILNTTRRLRNRFKFEFVIGYAAAPEVILKIPGLLRDAVESEGYTLIHGGVNGFVSSGISYDVEFESKEADFPPDARDRVTAAILSRFRDNDISFAYPTQVNLLAEKTKPDPPAQVREESGRA, from the coding sequence ATGAATCCACGTTTCAGTTTTGACAGGATGATCGACGAGGCCACGCTTTGGATCGGGGCCAACTGGCTTGAGATCGCGATCGCCACCGCCGCAGGCGCGGCGATCTATCTGCTGCTCAACCTTGTGCGCGGATGGAGCGTTAAACTGTGTCAGCGGGGCGAAGGCGCGGCGAGCTGGTACAGTATCCTGGGGCGAGCCTTCGGGCGTACCGGGCAGATCTTCATGATCCTTGTCGCCGCGCGGCTCGTAGTGGGATACGCCGACGCACCGGCCTGGCTGACTACCACGATCGCCACATTGTTCACGATCTCCGCGGTATTCCAGGGCGCGCTATGGGCCCGAGAAGTCGTCTTCGGAGCGATCGAGCATCGCATGCGCGACCAGGAGCATAACAGTCGGGCACTCATGAGCGCCCTTGGCATCATACGGCTCCTTGTGACGATCTCCCTCTTCGCGATCGCGCTCGTGGTGGTGCTGAGCAATCTGGGGGTGAACGTCACCGGGCTGGTAACGGGCCTTGGGATTGGCGGCATCGCGATTGGCCTCGCGGCACAAGGCATTTTCGCCGACTTGTTCGCAGCGCTCGCCATCCTTTTCGACCGCCCGTTTCGCATTGGCGATTCCATTTCCTATGACAAGGGCGCCGGCTCGGGGACAGTTGAATCGATCGGTCTCAAGTCGACGCGGATTCGGGGCGGGCCTGGCGAAGAGCGGATTATCGCGAACAAGAAGCTGCTGGACTTCGAAATCCTCAACACGACCCGGCGCCTGCGCAACCGTTTCAAATTCGAGTTTGTGATTGGCTACGCGGCGGCGCCGGAAGTCATCCTCAAAATACCGGGTCTGCTAAGGGATGCGGTCGAAAGCGAAGGCTACACCCTCATACATGGAGGGGTGAACGGCTTCGTCTCAAGCGGCATCAGCTACGACGTCGAGTTCGAGTCCAAAGAAGCAGACTTCCCGCCCGATGCACGAGACCGGGTGACTGCGGCGATACTGTCGCGCTTTCGCGATAACGACATCAGCTTTGCTTACCCGACCCAGGTGAACTTGCTCGCCGAGAAAACAAAGCCGGACCCGCCCGCGCAGGTCAGGGAAGAGAGCGGACGGGCGTGA
- a CDS encoding cupin domain-containing protein codes for MMKIESILLGENDWVPNNARLPVVIYHAALDGEGEDLAGRFEALFEDHGWPPDWRDGIFDYHHYHSTAHEVLGVFAGEATLELGGPAGRKVSVAAGDALMLPPGTGHRAIHASEHFQVVGAYPRGQGWDICREAPDDAARARMEALPDPKHDPVTGETGARTGA; via the coding sequence ATGATGAAGATCGAAAGCATCCTGCTCGGCGAGAATGACTGGGTGCCGAACAATGCGCGGTTGCCGGTCGTCATCTATCACGCCGCGCTGGACGGCGAGGGCGAAGACCTGGCCGGCCGCTTCGAAGCTCTGTTCGAGGACCATGGTTGGCCGCCGGATTGGCGCGACGGCATATTCGACTATCACCACTATCATTCGACCGCGCACGAGGTTTTGGGTGTGTTCGCGGGCGAAGCGACGCTCGAGCTTGGCGGGCCAGCCGGGCGCAAGGTGTCCGTCGCAGCCGGCGATGCGCTTATGCTGCCGCCCGGCACCGGCCACCGCGCGATTCATGCGAGCGAGCATTTCCAGGTTGTCGGCGCCTATCCGCGGGGACAGGGCTGGGACATCTGCCGCGAAGCGCCCGATGATGCGGCGCGCGCGCGGATGGAGGCGCTTCCTGATCCGAAGCATGACCCCGTTACCGGCGAAACGGGGGCAAGGACTGGCGCCTGA
- the ligD gene encoding DNA ligase D produces MRLPLSARRGGSVGEPSQGRAGTSPPLAHFGLHEEQRPSIMARMTAAPRKAASTSRAPPFRAVQLATLVDTVPTGNRWLHEMKYDGYRVLLSVGGGEAVAYTRSGLDWSEKFSGLVADALKLKVSSALIDGEAVVLDADGRSSFQALQNALKGAPASIDYFAFDLLELDGEDLTQLPLTERKAKLAKILPKGKSRLRYSDHIAGNGEKLLNQFCAAGLEGVISKRADGRYVGSRSGGWLKTKCIKRQEFVVVGWTPSDKSRLFRSLILGVHEDGVLRYAGKVGTGFDTQEIIDLMAVMAPLEQEAPTVKAPRAEVRGAHWLRPTLVAEIAFTEMTNEGTLRHPSFLGLREDKKPEAVVVETEAPAEAVTAETSSITITNRDRVIFPEGKLTKGQLADYYAQVAPIMLPWIGSRPISLVRCPQGRAKKCFFQKHDAGSFGDAVRHVAIREKDGHDEPYLYVDTADGLLTCVQMGTIEFHGWGARIEDVERADRLVFDLDPDEGLDFENVRSAAFHFREILQSIGLETFPMVTGGKGVHVIAPLVPQAEWPEVKDFAHRLAQAVAQSDPEHFTAALPKAQRKGRIFVDYLRNQRGATAVMPYGVRAREGAPVAVPITWKEMETIDKPSHWTIRDGTELVKRAGSKALSGWGRADQTLPDL; encoded by the coding sequence ATGCGGTTGCCGCTATCGGCGAGACGTGGGGGGTCGGTCGGCGAGCCGAGTCAGGGGCGCGCTGGAACGAGTCCGCCGCTCGCGCACTTTGGTCTCCATGAAGAACAACGGCCATCCATCATGGCGCGCATGACCGCAGCGCCAAGGAAAGCGGCTTCCACCAGCCGCGCGCCGCCCTTCCGCGCAGTGCAACTCGCAACGCTGGTCGACACGGTTCCTACCGGCAACCGCTGGCTGCACGAGATGAAGTATGACGGCTACCGCGTGCTGCTGAGCGTCGGCGGGGGCGAGGCCGTTGCCTATACCCGCTCGGGTCTCGACTGGTCGGAGAAGTTTAGCGGACTGGTTGCCGACGCCCTGAAGCTGAAGGTTTCCTCCGCGCTCATCGACGGCGAGGCGGTCGTGCTCGATGCCGACGGCCGCTCGAGTTTCCAGGCCCTGCAAAACGCGCTCAAAGGGGCGCCGGCTTCGATCGATTATTTCGCGTTCGACCTGCTGGAGCTCGACGGCGAGGATCTAACCCAGTTGCCACTCACGGAGCGCAAGGCGAAGCTCGCGAAGATCCTGCCCAAGGGCAAGTCGCGGTTGCGCTATTCGGATCACATTGCCGGCAATGGCGAGAAGTTGCTCAACCAGTTCTGCGCGGCGGGCCTCGAAGGGGTGATCTCGAAGCGGGCCGACGGCCGCTATGTCGGCTCGCGATCGGGCGGCTGGCTGAAGACCAAATGCATCAAGCGGCAGGAGTTCGTCGTGGTCGGCTGGACCCCTTCGGACAAGTCGCGGTTATTCCGATCGCTGATCCTGGGTGTCCATGAGGACGGCGTCCTGCGCTATGCCGGCAAGGTCGGCACCGGCTTCGATACCCAGGAGATCATCGACCTGATGGCGGTGATGGCGCCGCTCGAGCAGGAGGCGCCGACCGTCAAGGCGCCGCGCGCAGAGGTGCGCGGGGCGCACTGGCTGCGGCCAACGCTGGTCGCAGAAATTGCATTTACCGAAATGACCAATGAGGGGACGCTTCGGCATCCGTCCTTTCTGGGCCTACGCGAAGACAAGAAGCCCGAGGCTGTGGTCGTCGAGACCGAGGCGCCGGCTGAGGCGGTGACGGCCGAGACGTCGTCGATCACGATCACAAACCGCGACCGTGTCATTTTTCCCGAGGGGAAGCTTACCAAGGGTCAGCTTGCCGATTATTATGCGCAGGTCGCTCCGATCATGCTGCCCTGGATCGGTTCGCGGCCGATCAGCCTCGTTCGCTGCCCGCAAGGCCGAGCCAAGAAATGCTTCTTCCAGAAGCATGACGCGGGCAGTTTTGGCGACGCTGTACGGCATGTCGCCATTCGCGAGAAGGACGGGCACGACGAGCCCTATCTCTATGTCGATACCGCGGACGGCCTGCTCACATGCGTACAGATGGGCACGATCGAGTTCCATGGTTGGGGCGCCAGGATCGAGGATGTCGAGAGGGCCGACCGGCTGGTCTTCGATCTTGATCCCGACGAGGGCCTGGATTTCGAGAATGTGCGCAGCGCCGCCTTCCACTTTCGCGAGATCCTGCAGTCGATCGGGCTCGAGACCTTCCCGATGGTGACCGGCGGCAAGGGCGTCCATGTGATCGCGCCGCTTGTTCCGCAAGCGGAGTGGCCGGAGGTGAAAGACTTTGCGCATCGGCTGGCCCAAGCGGTTGCCCAGAGTGACCCTGAGCATTTCACGGCCGCCCTGCCGAAAGCGCAGCGCAAGGGCCGCATCTTTGTCGACTATCTTCGCAACCAGCGCGGTGCGACGGCGGTCATGCCCTATGGGGTCCGCGCGCGCGAAGGCGCGCCGGTCGCCGTACCCATCACATGGAAGGAAATGGAGACGATCGACAAGCCCTCGCACTGGACCATTCGGGATGGCACCGAACTGGTGAAGCGGGCCGGCTCCAAGGCGCTCAGCGGTTGGGGCCGCGCCGACCAGACCCTGCCTGACCTGTGA
- a CDS encoding recombinase family protein, with translation MALIGYARVSTEDQDTAGQRLALEQQGCALIFEDKASGGSRDRPNLTRALARVGEGDTLIVVRIDRLARSLVHLLEIVEQLRAKGAYFRSINDPIDTSSAQGMLMTQMLGAFAEFERALIRERTRAGLAAAMARGAKPGNPKMRARDPAAIADIGYAHKERYLHALIDDRHRWLPTVERLRPHLPWSIVLRQIRAIKPPVRSFSERTLVKACKALVKAGYANDVILQSAPRLPPDTRVARLVADRLKTYPESSLRDLAGWLSKDLREPTPRGGIHWSAEGVRRVLERARGLGLLVDREASLDPCLIA, from the coding sequence GTGGCTTTGATCGGCTATGCCCGCGTATCGACAGAAGATCAGGACACGGCCGGCCAACGCCTTGCGCTGGAGCAGCAGGGTTGCGCCCTCATCTTCGAGGACAAGGCCAGCGGGGGAAGCCGGGACCGCCCGAACCTCACCAGGGCATTGGCAAGGGTAGGGGAGGGCGACACCCTCATCGTCGTGCGGATCGATCGATTGGCACGCTCGCTCGTCCATTTGCTGGAGATCGTCGAGCAGCTGCGGGCCAAGGGCGCTTACTTTCGCTCGATCAACGACCCGATCGACACCTCGAGCGCGCAAGGCATGCTGATGACCCAGATGCTGGGTGCCTTTGCCGAATTCGAACGCGCCCTTATCCGAGAACGCACGCGAGCAGGGCTTGCCGCGGCGATGGCGAGGGGCGCTAAGCCCGGCAATCCCAAGATGCGCGCGCGCGATCCGGCGGCAATTGCTGATATCGGCTACGCGCACAAAGAGCGTTATCTGCACGCCTTGATTGACGATCGCCACCGCTGGCTGCCGACCGTAGAGCGCCTGCGACCACATCTTCCCTGGTCGATAGTCTTGCGCCAGATCCGCGCGATAAAGCCCCCCGTCCGCTCATTTAGTGAGCGCACGCTGGTGAAGGCCTGCAAGGCCCTGGTCAAAGCCGGTTATGCCAACGATGTAATCCTCCAGTCCGCGCCGCGCCTGCCACCGGATACCCGCGTCGCGCGCTTGGTGGCGGACAGGTTGAAGACCTATCCGGAATCGTCTCTGCGCGACCTTGCGGGCTGGCTCAGCAAGGACTTGCGCGAACCTACGCCACGCGGCGGCATACACTGGTCGGCCGAGGGCGTGCGGCGTGTGCTGGAACGGGCGAGGGGGCTTGGGCTTCTCGTAGATCGCGAGGCGTCTTTGGACCCATGTCTGATCGCCTAA
- a CDS encoding DUF4142 domain-containing protein, protein MISTSARLLCLLSFGLAGSAFAQSPSNPPPPTPASTGAAMPYLQIAGESDVYEVTSSQIAVQRSQNPRVRAFASMLIDHHTKTTNVTLTQAKAAGLVPPPAVLGQGTRAQIDQLYAASPADFDRIYIAQQIPAHEQALAVQTAYAQTGDKAPLRTAATGAIPIIKQHLEHARSLKSGL, encoded by the coding sequence ATGATTTCGACTTCCGCAAGGCTGCTCTGCCTCCTTTCGTTCGGACTGGCCGGCTCTGCCTTTGCCCAGAGCCCATCGAATCCCCCGCCGCCGACGCCCGCCTCCACCGGCGCGGCGATGCCCTATCTTCAGATTGCCGGGGAAAGCGACGTCTACGAGGTGACCTCTAGCCAGATCGCGGTGCAGCGATCGCAGAACCCGCGCGTCCGCGCCTTTGCGTCGATGCTGATCGATCACCATACGAAGACGACGAATGTCACGCTGACGCAGGCAAAGGCCGCCGGGCTTGTTCCGCCGCCGGCAGTCCTGGGGCAGGGCACGCGCGCCCAGATCGACCAGCTCTATGCCGCGAGCCCGGCGGATTTCGACCGGATCTACATCGCGCAGCAAATCCCGGCGCACGAACAGGCGCTCGCGGTCCAGACCGCCTATGCGCAGACCGGCGACAAGGCGCCGCTGCGCACGGCCGCCACCGGTGCGATCCCGATCATCAAGCAGCACCTCGAGCATGCGCGTTCGCTCAAGAGCGGCCTGTGA
- a CDS encoding DUF3606 domain-containing protein has protein sequence MADDKTARGPQDRARIALGEDYEVDYWTGKFGVSRERLEAAVKAVGTSADAVEQHLKG, from the coding sequence ATGGCAGACGACAAGACCGCTCGCGGGCCCCAGGACCGGGCGCGTATCGCGCTCGGAGAGGATTATGAGGTCGATTACTGGACGGGCAAATTCGGTGTCAGCAGGGAGCGGCTGGAAGCGGCGGTAAAGGCTGTCGGAACCAGCGCGGACGCTGTCGAGCAGCATCTGAAGGGCTGA
- the xth gene encoding exodeoxyribonuclease III, with amino-acid sequence MKIATYNVNGVNGRLPVLLRWLEEAQPDVVVLQELKAPQEKFPESAIRDLGYDVIWHGQKSWNGVALLSRVGEIHETRRGLPGDPDPSQSRYIEAAVNGILIGGLYLPNGNPRPGPKFDYKLRWFDRLIEHAAGLLESKLPVMLAGDFNVMPTDLDVYKPERWLDDALFAPEVRAAYFRLLDQGWTDALRTLHPGEVIYTFWDYFRNAYGRNAGLRIDHLLLSPALADRLLDAQVDRHVRGWEKTSDHAPVWIELADKPKRKRTPKAKI; translated from the coding sequence GTGAAGATCGCCACCTATAATGTGAACGGCGTCAATGGCCGACTGCCGGTGCTGCTGCGCTGGCTTGAGGAAGCGCAGCCTGATGTGGTTGTGCTCCAGGAATTGAAAGCGCCGCAGGAGAAGTTTCCGGAAAGTGCGATCCGCGACCTTGGCTATGATGTCATCTGGCACGGCCAGAAGTCGTGGAACGGCGTCGCGCTGCTCAGCCGCGTCGGCGAAATCCACGAGACGCGGCGGGGGCTTCCGGGCGACCCCGACCCGAGCCAGAGCCGCTATATCGAGGCGGCGGTCAACGGCATCCTGATCGGCGGGCTTTACCTGCCAAACGGTAATCCGCGGCCCGGCCCCAAGTTCGACTACAAGCTGCGCTGGTTCGACCGGCTGATCGAGCATGCGGCTGGGTTGCTGGAGAGCAAACTGCCGGTGATGCTGGCGGGCGACTTCAATGTCATGCCGACCGATCTCGACGTCTACAAGCCGGAGCGCTGGCTCGACGACGCGCTATTCGCACCCGAAGTAAGGGCGGCCTATTTCCGGCTGCTGGATCAGGGCTGGACCGACGCGCTGCGCACGCTGCACCCGGGCGAGGTCATCTACACCTTCTGGGACTATTTCCGGAACGCCTATGGCCGCAATGCCGGCCTGCGCATCGATCATCTGCTGCTCAGCCCCGCGCTTGCCGACCGGCTGCTCGATGCCCAGGTCGACCGCCATGTGCGGGGCTGGGAAAAGACCAGCGACCATGCACCGGTCTGGATCGAACTGGCCGACAAGCCAAAGCGCAAGCGAACCCCCAAGGCGAAGATATGA
- a CDS encoding alpha/beta hydrolase has protein sequence MRKAPLLAAGTLVSAALAFAALGPVAAPVLAAAAQGQPGIPASGAKVDADNQAVLDALKGLGLRPYHTLSPAEARLQPSFADGVKAVLQKQGRPVAPPPGVATQDIQVAGGAGPIPARVYRPADAQGPLPVIVYYHGGGWVLATIDTYDASARALAREARAIVISVEYRKAPEAKFPAQHDDALAAYRWTLGHAGEIGGDPRKIALAGESAGGNLALATAIAARDAKLQKPAHVLTIYPIAGSDLNTPSYQENANAMPLNRAAMAWFLHHTTRGPADATDPRINLVAANLRGLPPVTLIQAQIDPLTSEGQTLAGRLRAAGVPVATQFYPGVTHEFFGADAVIRKAGEAQRFAGTRLKASFR, from the coding sequence ATGCGTAAAGCGCCTTTGCTCGCCGCCGGCACGCTTGTCTCCGCGGCTCTTGCCTTCGCCGCGCTCGGGCCCGTAGCGGCGCCGGTTTTGGCGGCGGCGGCGCAGGGCCAGCCGGGCATCCCGGCGAGCGGCGCCAAGGTCGACGCCGACAACCAGGCCGTTCTCGATGCCTTGAAAGGGCTTGGCCTGCGGCCCTACCACACGCTCAGTCCGGCCGAAGCGCGCCTGCAACCGAGCTTCGCCGACGGGGTAAAGGCCGTGCTCCAGAAGCAGGGTCGCCCGGTTGCGCCTCCACCCGGCGTCGCGACGCAGGATATCCAGGTAGCCGGCGGGGCGGGTCCGATCCCAGCACGGGTCTATCGACCGGCCGACGCACAAGGTCCCCTTCCCGTCATCGTCTACTACCATGGCGGCGGATGGGTGCTCGCGACCATCGACACCTATGATGCCTCGGCCCGTGCCCTCGCCCGAGAAGCGCGCGCGATCGTGATTTCGGTCGAATATCGCAAGGCGCCCGAGGCGAAATTCCCGGCTCAGCACGACGACGCCCTCGCGGCATACCGCTGGACGCTCGGCCATGCCGGCGAGATCGGTGGTGACCCGCGCAAGATCGCGCTCGCGGGCGAAAGCGCCGGCGGCAACCTCGCCCTCGCGACCGCGATCGCCGCGCGCGATGCCAAGCTGCAAAAGCCCGCGCATGTATTGACCATCTATCCGATCGCCGGTTCCGACCTCAACACCCCCTCCTATCAGGAAAACGCGAATGCCATGCCGCTCAATCGGGCGGCCATGGCCTGGTTCCTCCATCACACGACGCGCGGTCCGGCTGACGCAACCGACCCGCGCATCAATCTCGTCGCGGCAAACCTGCGCGGCCTCCCGCCCGTGACCCTCATCCAGGCCCAGATCGATCCCTTGACGTCCGAGGGCCAGACGCTCGCAGGCCGGCTGCGCGCGGCGGGGGTGCCGGTTGCGACGCAATTCTATCCTGGCGTTACCCATGAGTTCTTCGGCGCCGATGCGGTGATCCGTAAAGCGGGAGAAGCCCAGCGCTTCGCCGGCACACGGCTGAAGGCGAGCTTTCGTTGA
- a CDS encoding DUF6894 family protein, with amino-acid sequence MLRKFSARCRTYPTMPLYFFDIYNDETTEDESGIELADSEAALKRARAEAQNLAVESIREHGHLILDHRIVVRDGNGATIGQVRFDEAVEVRQSGGKSEPRRS; translated from the coding sequence ATGCTCCGCAAGTTCTCGGCCCGATGCAGGACATACCCGACCATGCCGCTCTACTTTTTCGACATCTACAATGACGAAACGACCGAGGATGAAAGCGGCATCGAACTTGCCGACAGCGAGGCGGCGCTGAAGCGCGCACGCGCCGAGGCGCAGAACCTGGCTGTAGAATCCATCCGCGAGCACGGCCATCTCATCCTCGATCACCGCATCGTGGTGCGCGACGGGAATGGCGCGACGATCGGCCAGGTTCGTTTCGATGAGGCGGTCGAAGTGCGCCAAAGCGGCGGCAAGAGCGAGCCTCGACGATCATAA
- a CDS encoding DNA topoisomerase IB: MKTKEDGPADTGEAGTIVDAQEAAENAGLVYVTDDSPGIVRQPYRGKFRYRDARGNVVTDEKTLKRIASLAIPPAYTDVWICPKANGHIQATGRDAKGRKQYRYHPRFREVRDSTKYEHMLDFAKALPGVRERIDADLKKRGLPREKVLAAVVHLLETTMIRIGNADYAKQNKSYGLTTLQDRHVAIDGAELRFNFKGKSGKQWRLKLKDRRIAKIVKASQDLPGQHLFQYVGEDGAQYEVTSNDINAYLREISGTDITAKDFRTWNGTVLAALALSEYEKVDSQAAAKRNVRTAIEAVASRLGNTPTVCRKCYIHPEVFESYLSDELVLEARDAVEKELREDLSRLRPEEAVVLAFLQRRLAEKAKVPAL; encoded by the coding sequence ATGAAAACAAAAGAGGATGGGCCGGCTGACACCGGCGAGGCAGGAACGATCGTCGATGCGCAGGAAGCCGCGGAAAATGCGGGTCTCGTCTACGTAACCGACGACAGCCCGGGAATCGTCCGCCAGCCCTACCGTGGCAAGTTTCGATATCGCGATGCCCGGGGCAACGTCGTGACGGACGAAAAAACCCTGAAGCGGATTGCTTCGCTCGCCATCCCCCCGGCTTACACCGACGTCTGGATCTGCCCCAAAGCAAACGGGCACATCCAGGCGACCGGCCGTGACGCCAAGGGACGCAAGCAGTATCGTTACCATCCGCGTTTCCGCGAGGTGCGCGACAGCACCAAGTACGAGCACATGCTGGACTTCGCAAAGGCCCTTCCTGGCGTTCGCGAGCGCATCGATGCCGATCTCAAGAAGCGCGGGCTACCGCGCGAGAAGGTCCTGGCCGCCGTCGTGCATCTGCTCGAAACCACGATGATCCGCATCGGCAACGCGGATTATGCCAAGCAGAACAAGAGTTATGGCCTCACGACCCTCCAGGATCGCCATGTCGCGATCGACGGCGCTGAGCTCCGATTCAATTTCAAGGGCAAGAGCGGAAAGCAGTGGCGGCTGAAGCTGAAGGATCGGCGCATCGCGAAGATCGTCAAGGCCAGCCAGGATCTGCCCGGACAGCATCTCTTCCAATATGTGGGCGAAGACGGCGCGCAGTACGAAGTCACCTCGAACGACATCAATGCCTATCTTCGGGAGATCTCCGGGACGGACATCACCGCCAAGGATTTCCGCACCTGGAATGGCACGGTGCTCGCTGCTCTGGCGCTGTCCGAATATGAAAAGGTCGACAGCCAGGCTGCGGCGAAACGGAATGTCCGGACCGCAATCGAAGCCGTCGCTTCGCGGCTGGGCAACACGCCCACTGTGTGCCGCAAGTGCTACATTCATCCCGAAGTTTTCGAGAGCTACCTGAGCGACGAATTGGTCCTGGAGGCGCGGGACGCCGTCGAGAAGGAGCTTCGGGAAGACTTGTCCCGCCTCCGTCCGGAAGAAGCGGTCGTGCTGGCCTTCCTCCAGCGTCGGCTCGCCGAAAAGGCAAAGGTTCCGGCCTTGTAG
- a CDS encoding YbhB/YbcL family Raf kinase inhibitor-like protein codes for MKLSAILAGTCAALALSTAAYAQQGDGTDVQVAIHVFKPDKAPAIPERLAGLKTPAGFTVTTFATGLKNPRIIAVAPNGGIYVSRREQGDVVLLKDADGNGVADGPPVVVANRPSAHGLAIKDNKLYIATVKEIFVADIRPDGMLGPLQMIVGDLPDGGQHPNRTMAFGPDGMLYVSVGSTCNACNESNPENASILRVSPDGKTRTIFARNLRNTIGFGWHPATGELWGMDHGIDDLGDDQQPEELNRIEQGKQYGWPHAFGAGAIHPQTTPPGEITKAQWLAASTPMVLGYTAHAAPMSLVFYSGGNFPAEFQNDAFVAMRGSWNRKPASGYEIVRIRFQNGQPQRFEPFVTGFLTDDGTRHIARPVGLAMLKDGSLLLSDDGNGTIFRVAYTGAAAAPSAAAVPPAQPMLAQASKGVGVPLTLDRPETAGARGRIAVRSPAIAPQALIPERYSEYADAVSPPLAWDPVPGAQSYVLIMEDPDSLPINPFVHWVAWNIPPSTTSLPEGLQEQERLTLPDGMMQGRNSRNTPGYFGPQPPVGDPAHRYAFQVLALDKALDLPIGADRDQVLAAAQGHVIAKGSLVGRYRQAEKPPKSGVLPAGVPKTVGTKIPATRR; via the coding sequence GTGAAGCTCAGCGCTATCCTCGCCGGCACCTGCGCCGCACTCGCCCTGTCGACCGCCGCTTATGCGCAGCAGGGGGATGGCACCGACGTTCAGGTCGCGATCCATGTCTTCAAGCCGGACAAGGCCCCGGCGATACCCGAGCGGCTCGCCGGGCTCAAGACGCCTGCAGGTTTCACGGTCACGACCTTCGCCACGGGCCTCAAGAATCCGCGGATCATTGCCGTGGCGCCCAATGGCGGGATCTATGTCAGCCGGCGCGAGCAGGGCGACGTCGTACTCCTGAAGGACGCCGACGGAAATGGCGTGGCCGATGGGCCGCCGGTGGTCGTTGCGAACCGCCCGAGCGCCCACGGCCTCGCGATCAAGGACAACAAGCTCTACATCGCGACGGTGAAGGAGATTTTCGTCGCCGACATCCGGCCCGACGGCATGCTCGGACCGCTCCAGATGATCGTCGGCGACTTGCCCGATGGCGGCCAGCACCCCAATCGGACGATGGCCTTCGGACCTGACGGCATGCTCTATGTGAGCGTGGGCTCCACCTGCAACGCGTGCAACGAGAGCAATCCTGAAAACGCATCGATCCTGCGTGTCTCGCCCGATGGGAAGACCCGGACGATCTTCGCCCGTAATCTGCGCAACACGATCGGCTTCGGCTGGCATCCGGCGACCGGCGAGCTGTGGGGAATGGACCACGGCATCGACGATCTCGGCGACGACCAACAGCCCGAAGAGCTGAACCGCATCGAGCAGGGCAAGCAATATGGCTGGCCTCATGCCTTCGGCGCTGGCGCGATCCACCCCCAGACGACCCCGCCCGGGGAGATCACCAAGGCCCAGTGGCTTGCGGCAAGCACGCCGATGGTGCTCGGCTACACCGCGCACGCCGCGCCGATGAGCCTCGTCTTCTATTCGGGCGGCAATTTCCCGGCCGAGTTCCAGAACGATGCCTTCGTTGCGATGCGCGGATCATGGAACCGAAAGCCGGCCTCGGGCTACGAGATCGTACGGATCCGCTTCCAGAACGGTCAGCCGCAACGCTTCGAGCCCTTTGTCACGGGTTTCCTGACCGACGACGGGACGCGCCATATCGCCCGTCCCGTTGGCCTCGCCATGCTGAAGGACGGCTCGCTGCTCCTTTCGGACGATGGCAATGGCACGATTTTCCGCGTTGCCTACACGGGCGCGGCCGCTGCCCCGTCGGCGGCAGCCGTGCCGCCCGCGCAGCCAATGCTCGCGCAGGCCTCCAAGGGTGTGGGTGTTCCGCTGACGCTCGACCGGCCCGAGACGGCCGGTGCGCGCGGCCGGATTGCGGTGCGTTCGCCCGCCATTGCGCCGCAGGCACTGATCCCTGAACGCTATAGCGAATATGCCGACGCGGTGTCGCCGCCGCTTGCGTGGGATCCCGTGCCCGGCGCGCAGTCCTATGTGCTCATCATGGAGGACCCGGACTCGCTTCCGATCAATCCGTTCGTCCATTGGGTCGCTTGGAACATCCCGCCCTCTACGACCAGCCTTCCTGAAGGTCTGCAGGAGCAGGAGCGGCTGACCTTGCCGGATGGCATGATGCAAGGGCGCAACAGCCGAAATACGCCCGGCTATTTCGGCCCGCAGCCGCCGGTCGGTGACCCCGCGCATCGCTACGCATTCCAGGTGCTGGCGCTCGACAAGGCCCTCGATCTGCCGATCGGCGCCGACCGCGATCAGGTGCTTGCCGCCGCGCAGGGCCACGTCATCGCCAAGGGCTCGCTTGTGGGCCGCTACCGCCAGGCCGAGAAGCCGCCGAAGTCGGGCGTCCTGCCCGCGGGCGTCCCCAAGACGGTCGGAACCAAGATACCCGCGACCCGCCGCTGA